The following coding sequences are from one Geodermatophilus normandii window:
- a CDS encoding SCO7613 C-terminal domain-containing membrane protein — translation MVLAVAQLVAAARWPALVALLVLTALPAAGVAAVRRDERPDAVPSAAGCLAAAALLAVPAGLLSPGAAAAALTGLFAATLAARPGMAADLRGPTGTVGAVCAGAALVVLAVDAAWAPLALHLAVQGVLSCGWGALLARRRDDSPEAAAAWRTGAAELGAAGWTAAALAGSTVVEAWSLPAAAALLVAAGPRLLDGPSWPAWGPGLVTAAAPSTVAAVLQPGALRPALVLLAAAAAMALGARAAVRAALLTGAVTAVTLTAGLVVAALPLPLAAVLVVGTGLLGLGARRELRPVAGFGERLAEMR, via the coding sequence GTGGTCCTGGCGGTCGCCCAGCTGGTCGCCGCCGCCCGCTGGCCGGCGCTGGTGGCGCTGCTGGTCCTCACGGCCCTGCCCGCGGCCGGTGTGGCCGCGGTCCGGCGCGACGAGCGGCCCGACGCCGTGCCGTCGGCGGCCGGGTGCCTCGCCGCGGCGGCGCTGCTGGCGGTCCCCGCGGGACTGCTCTCCCCCGGCGCGGCCGCCGCGGCGCTGACCGGGCTGTTCGCCGCCACCCTGGCCGCCCGGCCCGGGATGGCGGCCGACCTGCGCGGTCCCACCGGCACGGTCGGTGCCGTCTGCGCCGGCGCGGCCCTGGTCGTGCTCGCGGTCGACGCCGCGTGGGCCCCGCTGGCGCTGCACCTCGCCGTCCAGGGCGTGCTGTCCTGCGGCTGGGGCGCGCTGCTGGCCCGGCGGCGGGACGACTCCCCCGAGGCGGCCGCCGCCTGGCGCACCGGCGCGGCGGAGCTCGGCGCGGCGGGCTGGACGGCGGCCGCGCTGGCCGGGTCGACGGTGGTCGAGGCGTGGAGCCTGCCGGCGGCGGCCGCGCTGCTCGTCGCGGCCGGCCCGCGGCTGCTGGACGGGCCGTCCTGGCCGGCGTGGGGCCCGGGGCTGGTCACCGCCGCGGCGCCGTCGACGGTCGCCGCGGTGCTGCAGCCCGGCGCGCTGCGCCCGGCGCTCGTGCTGCTCGCCGCGGCCGCGGCGATGGCGCTGGGCGCCCGCGCGGCGGTCCGGGCGGCGCTGCTCACCGGGGCGGTGACGGCGGTCACGCTCACGGCCGGGCTCGTGGTGGCGGCGCTGCCGCTGCCGCTGGCCGCCGTGCTCGTCGTCGGGACCGGGCTGCTGGGGCTGGGCGCTCGCCGGGA
- a CDS encoding SCO7613 C-terminal domain-containing membrane protein — MVPALPPPPAGPALPPAPRRRLSPQQVLLGLGALLVVAAAAAFVAVAWTRLGVTFQAAVMASVTAAACATSAWSARRGLRATEEALAAAGAALLVIDLAAAHALGLWGADTVPGRLWAGLSCAVTAGAALGLGRLTRSTVTWPLVALLAAQPAGWLLLPAGLADGAAGVAVLLGTALLDVLVLLVLRRLLHPVALVLGGLTGAAGVLLGVPLAWVGGAVDSWGATAVLAAAAAGAAVLLREPRLAPRLPEGRTAAAVVAGVAGLALAGSLTGLGVTGTVAAAGLGLVLLTAAAAPRVAGPALCAVLAVGAALAGAGGTVLDLTGREGPLALLVGAAAVPAVLAAALRPAVRPAATAAAVCAPGLAVLVALEGRLLDPAPAALLLALTGAAAFAVAALRAGTPEEVAAAVPGTLAGLVAGGVAADAAAWGQVAVDLAVVGAAAGCYALTARRRPVAVLAVADLVLAGWVAAAGADIRTPEVYTLPAAAGLLLLAVPALRAGAASWAAEGPGLAVALLPSALVVVVEPTAARLVVVVAAAAALTVAGTLTHRQAPFVVGAAALLVVVLGRLAPYAPLVPRWVTLATAGLLLLVVGATYERRRQQAREAVAWVAQMR, encoded by the coding sequence GTGGTCCCCGCCCTCCCGCCTCCTCCGGCCGGGCCCGCGCTCCCGCCGGCACCGCGCCGGCGGCTCAGCCCCCAGCAGGTGCTCCTGGGCCTGGGCGCGCTGCTCGTCGTCGCCGCGGCCGCCGCCTTCGTGGCGGTCGCGTGGACCCGGCTGGGCGTGACCTTCCAGGCCGCGGTCATGGCCTCCGTCACCGCCGCTGCCTGCGCCACCTCCGCCTGGAGCGCCCGCCGGGGCCTGCGCGCCACCGAGGAGGCCCTCGCCGCCGCCGGGGCCGCGCTCCTGGTGATCGACCTCGCCGCCGCGCACGCGCTCGGCCTGTGGGGCGCCGACACCGTCCCCGGCCGGCTGTGGGCAGGACTGTCGTGCGCGGTCACCGCCGGTGCGGCGCTGGGGCTGGGGCGGCTCACCCGCAGCACCGTCACCTGGCCGCTGGTCGCGCTGCTCGCCGCGCAACCCGCCGGCTGGCTGCTGCTGCCGGCCGGCCTCGCCGACGGCGCCGCCGGGGTCGCGGTGCTGCTGGGCACCGCGCTGCTCGACGTCCTCGTGCTGCTCGTGCTGCGCCGGCTCCTGCACCCGGTGGCCCTGGTGCTGGGCGGGCTGACCGGGGCGGCCGGCGTGCTGCTGGGCGTGCCGCTGGCCTGGGTCGGCGGAGCGGTCGACAGCTGGGGCGCGACGGCCGTCCTGGCCGCGGCGGCGGCCGGAGCGGCGGTGCTGCTGCGCGAGCCGCGGCTGGCGCCCCGCCTGCCGGAGGGCCGCACCGCCGCGGCCGTCGTGGCGGGCGTCGCCGGCCTGGCCCTGGCCGGGTCCCTGACCGGGCTCGGCGTCACCGGCACGGTCGCGGCGGCCGGGCTGGGGCTGGTGCTGCTGACCGCGGCGGCGGCGCCCCGGGTGGCCGGGCCCGCCCTGTGCGCGGTGCTGGCCGTGGGCGCCGCCCTCGCCGGCGCGGGCGGCACGGTCCTCGACCTCACCGGACGGGAGGGGCCGCTGGCGCTGCTGGTCGGAGCCGCGGCCGTGCCTGCCGTCCTCGCCGCGGCGCTGCGCCCGGCCGTGCGTCCCGCCGCCACCGCGGCGGCGGTGTGCGCGCCCGGGCTGGCGGTGCTGGTGGCGCTGGAGGGCCGGCTGCTCGACCCGGCGCCGGCCGCGCTGCTGCTCGCGCTCACCGGCGCGGCCGCCTTCGCGGTGGCCGCGCTGCGCGCCGGGACGCCGGAGGAGGTCGCCGCGGCGGTCCCCGGCACGCTCGCCGGGCTCGTCGCCGGCGGGGTCGCCGCGGACGCCGCTGCGTGGGGCCAGGTGGCCGTCGACCTCGCGGTCGTCGGCGCGGCCGCCGGCTGTTACGCCCTGACCGCGCGACGGCGGCCGGTGGCGGTCCTCGCGGTGGCCGACCTCGTGCTGGCCGGGTGGGTCGCCGCGGCGGGTGCCGACATCCGCACGCCGGAGGTCTACACGCTCCCGGCGGCCGCGGGACTGCTGCTGCTGGCCGTCCCGGCACTGCGCGCGGGCGCCGCGTCCTGGGCGGCGGAGGGCCCCGGGCTGGCGGTGGCCCTCCTGCCGTCGGCCCTCGTGGTGGTCGTCGAGCCGACGGCCGCACGGCTGGTGGTCGTGGTCGCGGCGGCCGCGGCGCTCACCGTGGCCGGCACGCTGACCCACCGGCAGGCGCCCTTCGTCGTCGGGGCCGCTGCGCTGCTGGTGGTCGTGCTGGGCCGGCTGGCGCCCTACGCCCCGCTGGTCCCGCGCTGGGTCACGCTGGCCACCGCCGGCCTGCTGCTGCTCGTCGTCGGCGCCACCTACGAGCGCCGCCGCCAGCAGGCGCGGGAGGCCGTCGCCTGGGTCGCGCAGATGCGCTGA
- a CDS encoding ABC-F family ATP-binding cassette domain-containing protein has translation MITTTGLELRAGARILLGDVSLRVQPGDRIGLVGRNGAGKTTTLTTLAGERLPHAGRVEVTGEIGYLPQDPRSGDLDVSASDRVLSGRGLDVLRAQLVKAQVAMAEPADDAERDRAVRRYGRLEDQFAALGGYAAESDAARICTALGLPDRVMGQPLRTLSGGQRRRVELARILFSDAETLLLDEPTNHLDADSISWLKGFLASHKGGLVVISHDVELLDAVVNKVWHLDANRAVVDVYNLGWKPYLQQRETDERRRRQERANTERKIDALTSQADKMRAKATKAKAAQSMDKRAARLAAGLEDVRVQDRVAKLRFPTPAPCGRTPLTAEGLSKSYGSLEVFTDVDLAVDRGARVVVLGLNGAGKTTLLRMLAGTEVPDTGEVQPGHGLRIGYYAQEHETLDHDRSLLENMRAAAPQSTDTELRRILGAFLFSGDAADQRAGTLSGGEKTRLAMATLVVSGANVLLLDEPTNNLDPASREQVLDALRTYAGAIVLVTHDEGAVRALDPDKVILLPDGTEDAWSEDLADLVELA, from the coding sequence GTGATCACGACGACCGGCCTCGAACTGCGCGCCGGCGCCCGCATCCTCCTCGGCGACGTCAGCCTGCGCGTGCAGCCGGGCGACCGCATCGGTCTGGTCGGGCGCAACGGCGCCGGCAAGACCACCACGCTCACCACGCTCGCCGGTGAGCGCCTGCCGCACGCCGGCAGGGTGGAGGTGACCGGCGAGATCGGCTACCTCCCGCAGGATCCGCGCAGCGGCGACCTGGACGTCTCCGCCAGCGACCGCGTGCTCTCCGGCCGCGGCCTCGACGTCCTCAGGGCCCAGCTGGTCAAGGCGCAGGTCGCCATGGCCGAGCCGGCCGACGACGCCGAGCGCGACCGCGCCGTGCGCCGGTACGGGCGGCTGGAGGACCAGTTCGCCGCACTCGGCGGGTACGCCGCGGAGAGCGACGCCGCCCGCATCTGCACGGCCCTCGGCCTGCCCGACCGGGTCATGGGCCAGCCGCTGCGGACGCTGTCGGGCGGCCAGCGGCGCCGGGTCGAGCTCGCCCGCATCCTGTTCTCCGACGCCGAGACGCTGCTGCTCGACGAGCCCACCAACCACCTCGACGCCGACTCGATCTCCTGGCTCAAGGGCTTCCTCGCCTCCCACAAGGGCGGCCTGGTCGTCATCAGCCACGACGTCGAGCTGCTCGACGCGGTCGTGAACAAGGTCTGGCACCTCGACGCCAACCGCGCCGTCGTCGACGTCTACAACCTCGGCTGGAAGCCCTACCTCCAGCAGCGGGAGACCGACGAGCGTCGCCGCCGGCAGGAGCGGGCCAACACCGAGCGCAAGATCGACGCGCTGACCTCCCAGGCCGACAAGATGCGCGCCAAGGCCACCAAGGCGAAGGCCGCGCAGAGCATGGACAAGCGCGCCGCGCGGCTGGCCGCCGGTCTGGAGGACGTGCGCGTGCAGGACCGGGTCGCCAAGCTGCGGTTCCCGACGCCGGCGCCGTGCGGGCGCACGCCGCTCACCGCCGAGGGCCTGTCCAAGAGCTACGGCTCGCTCGAGGTGTTCACCGACGTCGACCTCGCCGTCGACCGGGGTGCGCGGGTCGTCGTCCTGGGGCTCAACGGGGCCGGGAAGACGACGCTGCTGCGGATGCTGGCCGGCACCGAGGTCCCCGACACCGGCGAGGTGCAGCCGGGCCACGGGCTGCGGATCGGCTACTACGCGCAGGAGCACGAGACGCTCGACCACGACCGCTCGCTGCTGGAGAACATGCGGGCCGCCGCGCCGCAGAGCACCGACACCGAGCTGCGGCGGATCCTCGGCGCCTTCCTGTTCTCCGGCGACGCCGCCGACCAGCGCGCCGGCACGCTGTCCGGCGGTGAGAAGACGCGGCTGGCGATGGCCACGCTGGTCGTCTCCGGCGCCAACGTGCTGCTGCTCGACGAGCCGACCAACAACCTCGACCCGGCCAGCCGCGAGCAGGTCCTCGACGCGCTGCGCACCTACGCGGGCGCGATCGTGCTGGTCACCCACGACGAGGGCGCCGTCCGCGCGCTCGACCCGGACAAGGTGATCCTGCTGCCCGACGGCACCGAGGACGCCTGGAGCGAGGACCTCGCCGACCTCGTCGAGCTGGCGTAG
- a CDS encoding helix-turn-helix domain-containing protein: MADSSTDLGKGKRITGGDRTSLADELKKRYDGGESIRSLATSTNRSYGFVHRLLSESGATLRSRGGANRNSKKSA; this comes from the coding sequence ATGGCCGACTCGAGCACGGACCTCGGCAAGGGCAAGCGGATCACCGGAGGGGACCGCACGTCCCTCGCCGATGAGCTGAAGAAGCGCTACGACGGCGGGGAGAGCATCCGGTCGCTGGCCACCTCGACCAACCGCTCCTACGGGTTCGTGCACCGGCTCCTGTCGGAGTCCGGTGCCACCCTCCGCAGTCGTGGCGGGGCCAACCGGAACAGCAAGAAGAGCGCGTGA
- a CDS encoding enoyl-CoA hydratase/isomerase family protein, whose product MTAVDTDGWVRTGRDGAVLTVTLDRPDQLNAQTPATWAALKAVGDSLDDDVRVVVVRGSGRSFSAGLDRTLFSADPSTAGGLGQLGSMPAELAQERIREYQAGFRWLRSPGIVSVAAVQGHAIGAGAQLALACDLRVMTEDASLRLPEATLGLVPDLTGTSTLAELVGYGRAMEVCVTGRPVTAAEALTWGVANAVVPAGELDGAVATLVAALTAPPVGAVRETAALVRSAVRSSPEAQDAAERAAQARRLAELAGR is encoded by the coding sequence GTGACGGCGGTCGACACCGACGGCTGGGTCCGCACCGGCCGCGACGGCGCCGTCCTGACCGTCACGCTCGACCGTCCCGACCAGCTCAACGCCCAGACGCCGGCGACCTGGGCGGCGCTCAAGGCCGTCGGCGACTCGCTCGACGACGACGTCCGCGTGGTCGTGGTGCGCGGCAGCGGCCGCTCCTTCTCCGCGGGCCTGGACCGCACCCTGTTCAGCGCCGACCCCTCGACGGCGGGCGGCCTCGGCCAGCTCGGGTCGATGCCGGCGGAGCTGGCCCAGGAGCGCATCCGCGAGTACCAGGCCGGGTTCCGCTGGCTGCGCTCGCCGGGCATCGTGTCGGTGGCCGCGGTGCAGGGCCACGCGATCGGGGCCGGTGCGCAGCTGGCGCTGGCCTGCGACCTGCGGGTGATGACCGAGGACGCGTCCCTGCGGCTGCCCGAGGCCACGCTCGGGCTCGTCCCCGACCTCACCGGCACGAGCACCCTGGCGGAGCTGGTCGGCTACGGGCGGGCGATGGAGGTCTGCGTCACCGGCCGGCCGGTGACCGCGGCGGAGGCCCTGACGTGGGGCGTGGCCAACGCCGTCGTCCCGGCCGGGGAGCTCGACGGCGCGGTGGCCACGCTGGTCGCCGCGCTCACCGCTCCGCCGGTGGGCGCGGTCCGCGAGACCGCGGCGCTGGTCCGCTCCGCCGTCCGCAGCTCCCCGGAGGCGCAGGACGCCGCCGAGCGGGCCGCCCAGGCCCGGCGCCTGGCCGAGCTGGCGGGGCGCTGA
- a CDS encoding ABC transporter ATP-binding protein yields MSSPMTSMAAMRSFRRDPSVTSRELPKGTVRRILGVARPYRRELTGFLLLVVASSVIGVITPLLAGDIINRIARLDGTAGGIVRIALLIAGLAVVDAGISVATRWYSARIGEGVIYDLRARVFEHVQRMPVAFFTRTQTGALVSRLNNDVVGAQQAFTSTLSGVVSNVIGLVLTAGVMFSLSWQITLLSLVMVPLFVLPARRIGRRLQEITRESYGLNASMNATMTERFNVAGALLVKLFGRPAAEAESFRGRAARVRDIGVLSAMYGRTFFTALTLVAALATALVYGLGGWLAFDGSLSPGDVVALALLLSRLYGPLTALSNVRVDVMSAMVSFDRVFEVLDLPPMIAEAPDAVPLPADDRSVEFDSVSFSYPAAADVSLASLEDVSLPEHGGPTAVLHDVSFRVEPGQLVALVGHSGAGKSTIVNLVPRLYDVTSGAVRIGGVDVRQATLASLRDTIGVVSQDAHLFHDTIRANLLYARPEATEEQLWAALTGARIAALVASLPDGLDTVVGDRGYRLSGGEKQRLAIARVLLKAPGVVILDEATAHLDSESEVAVQHALDTALAGRTSLVIAHRLSTIRSADQILVVDDGRIVESGTHEELLALGRRYADLYRTQFADGERRTVGAA; encoded by the coding sequence ATGAGCAGCCCCATGACCTCCATGGCGGCGATGCGTTCCTTCCGCCGCGACCCGTCGGTCACCTCGCGTGAGCTGCCGAAGGGCACGGTGCGCCGGATCCTCGGCGTCGCCCGGCCCTACCGGCGCGAGCTGACGGGGTTCCTGCTGCTGGTGGTGGCGTCCTCGGTCATCGGGGTCATCACGCCGCTGCTGGCCGGCGACATCATCAACCGGATCGCCCGCCTCGACGGCACCGCCGGCGGCATCGTCCGCATCGCGCTGCTGATCGCGGGCCTGGCCGTGGTCGACGCCGGCATCTCGGTGGCCACCCGCTGGTACTCCGCGCGCATCGGCGAGGGCGTCATCTACGACCTGCGCGCCCGCGTGTTCGAGCACGTCCAGCGGATGCCGGTCGCGTTCTTCACCCGCACGCAGACCGGCGCGCTGGTCAGCCGCCTGAACAACGACGTCGTCGGCGCGCAGCAGGCGTTCACCTCGACCCTGTCCGGCGTCGTCTCCAACGTCATCGGCCTGGTGCTCACCGCCGGCGTCATGTTCTCGCTGTCGTGGCAGATCACGCTGCTCTCGCTGGTGATGGTGCCGCTGTTCGTGCTGCCCGCCCGCCGCATCGGCAGGCGGCTGCAGGAGATCACCCGGGAGTCCTACGGCCTCAACGCGTCGATGAACGCGACGATGACCGAGCGGTTCAACGTGGCCGGCGCGCTCCTGGTCAAGCTGTTCGGCCGCCCTGCCGCGGAGGCCGAGAGCTTCCGCGGGCGCGCGGCGCGGGTGCGCGACATCGGCGTCCTGTCGGCCATGTACGGCCGCACCTTCTTCACCGCGCTCACGCTGGTGGCGGCGCTGGCCACCGCGCTGGTCTACGGCCTCGGCGGCTGGCTGGCCTTCGACGGGTCGCTGTCGCCGGGCGACGTCGTCGCGCTGGCGCTGCTGCTGTCGCGGCTGTACGGCCCGCTGACGGCGCTGTCCAACGTCCGGGTCGACGTCATGAGCGCCATGGTCAGCTTCGACCGCGTCTTCGAGGTGCTCGACCTGCCGCCGATGATCGCCGAGGCACCCGACGCGGTGCCGCTGCCCGCCGACGACCGGTCCGTCGAGTTCGACTCCGTGTCGTTCAGCTACCCGGCGGCCGCGGACGTGTCGCTGGCGTCGCTGGAGGACGTGTCGCTGCCCGAGCACGGCGGGCCGACGGCGGTGCTGCACGACGTGTCCTTCCGCGTCGAGCCCGGGCAGCTCGTCGCGCTCGTCGGGCACTCCGGTGCCGGCAAGTCGACGATCGTCAACCTCGTGCCGCGGCTCTACGACGTGACCTCGGGGGCCGTGCGGATCGGCGGCGTCGACGTCCGGCAGGCGACGCTGGCCTCGCTGCGCGACACGATCGGCGTCGTCAGCCAGGACGCCCACCTCTTCCACGACACCATCCGCGCGAACCTGCTCTACGCCCGGCCCGAGGCCACCGAGGAGCAGCTGTGGGCGGCGCTGACCGGCGCCCGGATCGCCGCGCTGGTCGCCTCGCTGCCCGACGGGCTGGACACCGTGGTGGGCGACCGCGGCTACCGGCTCTCCGGCGGGGAGAAGCAGCGGCTGGCCATCGCCCGGGTGCTGCTCAAGGCGCCGGGCGTCGTCATCCTCGACGAGGCGACCGCGCACCTCGACAGCGAGTCGGAGGTGGCCGTGCAGCACGCGCTGGACACCGCGCTGGCCGGGCGGACGTCGCTGGTGATCGCGCACCGGCTGTCGACCATCCGCAGCGCCGACCAGATCCTCGTCGTCGACGACGGTCGCATCGTGGAGTCGGGCACTCACGAGGAGTTGCTGGCGCTCGGACGGCGTTACGCCGACCTCTACCGGACCCAGTTCGCCGACGGCGAGCGTCGGACGGTCGGCGCGGCGTAG
- a CDS encoding SgcJ/EcaC family oxidoreductase, with product MTSAHPYDAQIRALYAAFVDGWNRRSGAAVAAVFADDGDMVGYDGTTVSGRLSIASDLRRVFGSHPTATYVAVVRSVRAISDGVAVLHAHAGMIPPGEDDIDPGLHSIHTLVAVDEGGGRWKTTLFQATPAAWLGRRDARDALTQELRGLLTAPR from the coding sequence GTGACGTCCGCGCACCCGTACGACGCCCAGATCCGCGCCCTCTACGCCGCCTTCGTCGACGGCTGGAACCGGCGCAGCGGCGCGGCGGTGGCCGCGGTGTTCGCTGACGACGGCGACATGGTCGGCTACGACGGGACGACGGTGAGCGGCCGGCTCTCGATCGCCTCGGACCTGCGGCGCGTGTTCGGCAGCCACCCGACGGCGACCTACGTGGCCGTGGTCCGGTCCGTGCGGGCGATCAGCGACGGCGTGGCCGTGCTGCACGCGCACGCCGGGATGATCCCGCCGGGGGAGGACGACATCGACCCGGGGCTGCACAGCATCCACACGCTGGTCGCCGTCGACGAGGGCGGCGGGCGGTGGAAGACCACGCTCTTCCAGGCGACGCCGGCCGCGTGGCTCGGCCGCCGCGACGCCCGCGACGCCCTCACCCAGGAGCTGCGCGGGCTGCTGACCGCTCCCCGGTGA
- a CDS encoding sulfurtransferase: MSVLVGAAELRAAAPRPVLLDVRWALGDPHGRERYRAGHLPGAVFADLETDLAAPPSSAQGRHPLPPVRALQDAARRWGIRAGDAVVAYDATGGLAAARAWWLLRWGGLTDVRLLDGGLDAWVAAGGELETGEVVPEPGDVVLTGGGMPTLTADEAAALPARGGVLLDARAGERYRGEVEPVDPRAGHVPGAVSAPTTENLAAGGTFRRDLADRFAALGVRPGTAVGVYCGSGVTAAHEVAALAQAGIDAALWPGSWSQWSADPSRPVATGPG, from the coding sequence GTGAGCGTGCTGGTCGGTGCCGCGGAGCTGCGGGCGGCGGCTCCCCGGCCGGTGCTGCTCGACGTCCGCTGGGCGCTGGGCGACCCGCACGGGCGGGAGCGGTACCGGGCCGGGCACCTGCCGGGCGCGGTGTTCGCCGACCTGGAGACCGACCTGGCCGCGCCGCCGTCGTCCGCCCAGGGCCGGCACCCGCTGCCGCCGGTGCGGGCGCTGCAGGACGCGGCCCGGCGGTGGGGGATCCGGGCCGGGGACGCGGTGGTCGCCTACGACGCCACCGGCGGGCTGGCCGCCGCGCGGGCGTGGTGGCTGCTGCGCTGGGGCGGGCTGACCGACGTGCGGCTGCTCGACGGCGGGCTGGACGCCTGGGTCGCCGCCGGCGGGGAGCTCGAGACCGGCGAGGTCGTCCCGGAGCCCGGGGATGTCGTGCTGACCGGCGGCGGGATGCCCACGCTCACCGCCGACGAGGCGGCGGCGCTGCCCGCGCGGGGTGGCGTGCTGCTCGACGCGCGGGCCGGCGAGCGCTACCGCGGCGAGGTCGAGCCGGTCGACCCGCGCGCCGGCCACGTGCCCGGCGCGGTCAGCGCGCCGACGACGGAGAACCTGGCCGCCGGCGGGACGTTCCGCCGCGACCTCGCCGACCGGTTCGCCGCGCTCGGGGTGCGGCCCGGGACGGCGGTCGGCGTCTACTGCGGCTCCGGCGTCACCGCCGCGCACGAGGTGGCCGCGCTCGCGCAGGCCGGGATCGACGCGGCGCTGTGGCCGGGGTCGTGGTCGCAGTGGTCGGCCGACCCGTCCCGCCCGGTGGCCACCGGGCCCGGCTGA